A portion of the Streptomyces sp. NBC_00376 genome contains these proteins:
- a CDS encoding SpoIIE family protein phosphatase/ATP-binding protein: MRSLTGKYPRSLAGEVFALQVVVVVLLVATSVLALIVQARHDSTTEARNRSVAVAQAFAHSPGLLTALKAPDPSRVLQPLTEAGRKATGVDFIVVMDTKGIRYTHPRPELIGKRVVATLAPALAGHVYTERVNGPLGREVQAIVPVHDHAQVVALVAAGMKAASVAGVVARQIPIILGGGAVALGVATSGTALVTRRLRRQTHRLGPVEMNRMYEHHDAVLHSVREGVLIVSNDGRLLLANDEARRLLDLPLDAEGRRISDLSGLDPGMLELLTSRRAATDEVHLAGSRLLAVNQRPTDRHGGPQGTVATLRDSTELRTLSGRAENARERLRLLYDAGLGIGTTLDVVRTAEELTEIAVPRLADFATVDLAEPVLHGDEPTSTDTDMHRTAVRGIRDDHPLYKVGRLINFLPSTPQARAFATGRPELVPDLSAAPGWLAQAPERTRTIVEHGVHSLITVPLQARGVILGMANFWRSEKPQPFEEDDLSLAEELVARAAVSIDNARRYTREHAMAMTLQRSLLPRALPEQSALDVAHRYLPALSGVSGDWFDVIPLPGSRVALVVGDVVGHGLHAAATMGRLRTAVHNFSTLDLPPDEILSHLDDLVGRIDQEEAETTADAGIVGATCLYAIYDPVSRHCAMARAGHPLPALVRPDGSVSFPDLPAGPPLGLGAMPFETAELEVAEGTQFVLYTDGLIEDRTRDIDVGIELLRQALECHPDRSPEESCQAVLDALLPDRPKDDVALLIARARAIPPDHVADWDMPFDPAAVAGMRAAVAEKVDDWGLSELAFAAELLLSELITNAIRYGSAPVTVRLLYDRTLTCEVADSSSTSPHLRDAAATDEGGRGLFLVAQLAERWGTRYTPQGKVIWAEMSLPRSDGSTEGTARSDVLDAEL, encoded by the coding sequence ATGCGGTCACTCACGGGCAAGTATCCCCGGAGCCTCGCAGGCGAGGTCTTCGCCCTGCAGGTGGTTGTGGTCGTGCTCCTCGTGGCCACTTCGGTGCTGGCGCTCATAGTGCAGGCCCGGCACGACAGCACTACGGAGGCGAGAAACCGCTCCGTCGCCGTCGCGCAGGCATTCGCTCATTCACCGGGTCTCCTGACCGCGCTGAAGGCTCCTGATCCTTCCAGGGTGCTCCAGCCGCTCACCGAGGCGGGGCGGAAGGCGACGGGCGTCGACTTCATCGTGGTGATGGACACGAAAGGGATCCGCTACACGCACCCCCGGCCGGAGCTGATCGGGAAGAGGGTCGTCGCCACCCTCGCGCCGGCGCTGGCCGGACATGTGTACACCGAGAGGGTCAACGGCCCGCTCGGCCGTGAGGTGCAGGCGATCGTCCCCGTCCACGATCACGCGCAGGTCGTCGCCCTGGTGGCTGCCGGCATGAAGGCCGCGAGTGTGGCCGGCGTGGTGGCACGGCAGATTCCGATCATCCTCGGTGGAGGAGCGGTTGCGCTCGGAGTGGCCACGAGCGGGACGGCCCTGGTGACCAGGCGGCTTCGGCGGCAGACCCACCGTCTGGGCCCTGTCGAGATGAATCGCATGTACGAACATCACGACGCGGTGCTGCACTCCGTGCGCGAAGGCGTGCTCATCGTCAGCAATGACGGTCGGCTGCTGCTGGCCAACGACGAGGCCAGACGGCTGCTGGATCTGCCGCTCGACGCCGAGGGGCGACGCATCTCGGACTTGTCCGGCCTTGATCCCGGCATGCTGGAACTGCTGACGTCGAGGCGGGCGGCCACGGACGAAGTGCACCTCGCGGGGAGCCGACTGCTCGCGGTGAACCAGCGGCCCACGGACCGTCACGGTGGCCCCCAGGGGACGGTCGCGACCTTGCGTGACTCCACAGAATTGCGGACGCTGTCCGGCAGGGCGGAGAACGCCCGCGAGCGGCTGCGCCTGCTGTACGACGCAGGTCTCGGCATCGGTACCACGCTCGATGTGGTGCGCACGGCCGAGGAACTGACCGAGATCGCGGTCCCCCGGCTCGCCGACTTCGCAACCGTCGATCTGGCCGAACCGGTCCTCCACGGTGACGAGCCGACCAGTACCGACACGGACATGCACCGCACCGCTGTACGCGGCATCCGGGACGACCATCCCCTGTACAAAGTCGGCCGGCTGATCAACTTTCTCCCCTCCACACCACAGGCACGGGCCTTCGCCACCGGTCGGCCGGAGCTGGTGCCCGACCTGTCCGCCGCACCCGGCTGGCTCGCCCAGGCCCCGGAGCGGACGCGGACGATCGTGGAACACGGGGTCCATTCGCTCATCACGGTGCCCCTCCAAGCACGGGGCGTCATCCTGGGCATGGCCAACTTCTGGCGCTCCGAGAAGCCCCAGCCATTCGAGGAGGACGACCTCTCCCTGGCCGAAGAACTGGTCGCCCGGGCGGCCGTCAGCATCGACAACGCCCGCCGCTACACCCGCGAGCACGCCATGGCCATGACTCTGCAACGCAGCCTGCTCCCGCGGGCCCTGCCCGAACAGAGCGCGCTCGACGTCGCCCATCGCTACTTGCCCGCACTCTCCGGGGTGAGCGGCGACTGGTTCGACGTGATCCCGCTCCCGGGCAGCCGGGTGGCGCTGGTCGTCGGGGATGTCGTCGGCCACGGCCTGCACGCGGCCGCAACGATGGGACGGCTACGCACTGCCGTACACAACTTCTCCACACTCGACCTGCCGCCCGACGAGATCCTCAGCCACCTCGACGACCTGGTCGGGCGCATCGACCAGGAGGAGGCGGAAACCACCGCCGATGCGGGGATCGTGGGAGCCACCTGCCTGTACGCGATCTACGATCCCGTCTCCCGCCACTGCGCCATGGCCCGTGCAGGGCACCCACTGCCCGCGCTGGTCCGGCCCGACGGCAGTGTGTCGTTCCCCGACCTGCCGGCCGGCCCGCCCCTGGGCCTGGGCGCCATGCCGTTCGAGACGGCCGAACTGGAAGTGGCGGAGGGCACACAGTTCGTCCTCTACACCGATGGGCTCATCGAGGACCGCACCCGGGACATCGACGTGGGGATCGAGCTACTGCGTCAGGCCCTGGAGTGCCATCCCGACCGGTCGCCGGAGGAGAGTTGCCAGGCGGTCCTCGACGCGCTCCTGCCAGATCGGCCGAAGGACGATGTGGCGCTGCTCATCGCCCGGGCGCGGGCGATCCCGCCCGACCATGTCGCCGACTGGGACATGCCGTTCGATCCTGCCGCTGTGGCCGGAATGCGTGCTGCCGTGGCAGAGAAAGTCGACGACTGGGGTCTGTCGGAGCTTGCGTTCGCCGCGGAACTGCTGCTCAGCGAGTTGATCACCAACGCCATCCGCTACGGCTCCGCGCCGGTCACCGTACGACTGCTGTACGACCGCACCCTGACCTGCGAGGTGGCCGACAGCAGCAGCACCTCGCCCCATCTGCGTGATGCCGCCGCGACGGACGAAGGGGGCCGCGGTCTGTTCCTCGTCGCACAGCTGGCCGAGCGCTGGGGCACCCGTTACACCCCCCAGGGAAAGGTCATCTGGGCGGAGATGTCGCTGCCCCGGTCCGACGGGAGCACCGAAGGCACGGCGCGGTCGGACGTCCTCGACGCGGAACTCTGA
- a CDS encoding response regulator, with protein sequence MSEDTGFSARKPIRVFLLDDHEVVRRGVQDLLDAEPDIEVVGDAGTADHALARGPALRPDVAILDVRLPDGDGITVCRELRSRMPELACLMLTSFDDDEALLDAIMAGAAGYVLKEIKGADLVTAVRTLASGRSTLDPSTTARLMNSLREEQPGAGSEGDDALSALSPREKDVLALIGEGLTNGQIGKRLYLSEKTVKNHISRLLAKLGVERRIQAAVIAAHASDASPHGAERHQT encoded by the coding sequence ATGAGCGAGGACACGGGGTTCTCGGCGCGGAAGCCGATCCGGGTGTTCCTGCTGGACGACCACGAGGTGGTCAGGCGCGGCGTGCAGGATCTGCTCGACGCGGAACCCGACATCGAGGTCGTCGGCGACGCCGGCACAGCCGATCACGCGTTGGCCCGCGGCCCGGCGCTCCGCCCCGACGTGGCGATTCTCGATGTGCGGCTGCCGGACGGCGACGGGATCACGGTCTGCCGTGAGCTGCGCTCCCGGATGCCGGAACTGGCTTGCCTGATGCTCACCTCGTTCGACGACGACGAGGCCCTGCTCGACGCCATCATGGCCGGCGCGGCCGGCTACGTACTGAAGGAGATCAAGGGCGCGGACCTCGTCACCGCCGTCCGCACACTGGCCTCCGGACGCTCGACCCTCGACCCGTCCACGACGGCACGGCTGATGAACAGCCTGCGCGAGGAACAGCCCGGTGCCGGATCCGAGGGGGACGACGCGCTGTCGGCGCTGTCCCCGCGAGAGAAGGACGTCCTCGCGCTGATCGGCGAAGGCCTGACCAACGGCCAGATCGGCAAGCGCCTCTACCTGTCGGAGAAGACGGTCAAGAACCACATCTCCCGTCTGCTGGCCAAGCTCGGTGTGGAGCGCCGCATCCAGGCGGCTGTGATCGCCGCGCACGCCTCGGATGCCTCCCCACACGGTGCCGAGCGCCATCAGACCTGA
- a CDS encoding GAF domain-containing protein, with the protein MGDNGDKGSGHCGETHRRLGTLPGDLQERLDAVMRGPAEAHLLDAVMSVGRGLDLPQVLRRIVEAAVVVVDAEYGALGVVGEGTRLTQFLPVGITEEQRGAIGPLPEGHGILGELVRHPEPLRLVELSEHPSSYGFPPNHPPMHSFLGVPVRVRDRVFGNLYLTEKRGGRAFDAEDETVVSTLAVAAGVAIENARLYAETRDRQRWQEANSEIVAALLSGADETHVLQMIVDHSSHILAADLGVLALPAAGGSLRVAKASGLDAEMHRGLVLPRAGSFAGAALDAGEPITSLDVEHDPRINAGPPRWAGLGPAVAVPMVTGERTRGVLLLARVRERPAFTDAETAPLLAFAGQAALAMELTERRDSAEQIALLEERDRIARDLHDLAIQRLFATGMTLQSVVRLVEQPQARERLLRAVDDLDETIKIIRSTIFGLRAGGPGRAGQGLRARTVATVERAARTLGFQPTLRMGGLIDTDVPAATADQVIAVLGEALSNVTRHARATAVDISLMVGEGEVNLVVSDNGAGMPAHSGSRSGLDNLARRAEKLGGGMSVGESAQGGTRLSWRVPLRLS; encoded by the coding sequence GTGGGCGACAACGGCGACAAGGGATCCGGCCACTGCGGAGAGACGCACCGTCGGCTGGGCACACTGCCGGGAGATCTCCAGGAGCGGCTCGACGCCGTGATGCGGGGTCCGGCCGAGGCCCACCTGCTGGATGCCGTCATGTCGGTGGGCAGAGGACTCGATCTGCCCCAGGTGCTGCGCCGGATCGTGGAGGCCGCGGTCGTCGTGGTCGATGCCGAGTACGGGGCCCTGGGGGTGGTCGGTGAGGGAACCCGGCTCACACAGTTCCTGCCGGTGGGCATCACGGAGGAGCAGCGCGGGGCCATCGGCCCCCTGCCCGAGGGACACGGCATCCTCGGCGAGCTGGTCCGCCACCCCGAGCCGTTGCGGCTGGTGGAACTCTCCGAGCATCCGTCGTCCTACGGGTTTCCGCCGAACCACCCCCCGATGCACTCGTTCCTGGGGGTTCCCGTCCGGGTTCGCGACAGGGTGTTCGGCAATCTGTACCTGACCGAGAAGCGGGGAGGCCGGGCATTCGACGCCGAGGACGAAACCGTGGTGTCGACGCTGGCGGTGGCGGCGGGAGTGGCCATCGAGAACGCCCGTCTGTACGCGGAGACGCGCGACCGCCAACGCTGGCAGGAAGCCAACAGCGAGATCGTCGCGGCTCTGCTGAGCGGAGCGGACGAGACACACGTCCTGCAGATGATCGTTGATCACTCCTCACACATTCTTGCCGCGGATCTCGGGGTGCTGGCACTGCCCGCGGCAGGGGGGTCCCTCCGCGTGGCAAAGGCGTCCGGGCTGGACGCCGAGATGCATCGCGGTCTGGTCCTGCCGCGGGCGGGCTCGTTCGCCGGTGCGGCCCTGGACGCGGGCGAGCCGATCACCAGCCTCGACGTCGAACATGATCCGAGGATCAATGCGGGCCCGCCGAGGTGGGCGGGGCTCGGCCCCGCGGTCGCGGTTCCGATGGTCACGGGGGAGCGGACCCGTGGGGTGCTGCTGCTGGCCCGGGTACGGGAACGTCCCGCCTTCACCGATGCGGAGACCGCACCGCTGCTGGCGTTCGCCGGACAGGCGGCACTGGCGATGGAGCTCACCGAGCGGCGCGATTCCGCCGAGCAGATCGCCCTGCTGGAGGAACGCGACCGCATTGCCCGGGATCTGCACGATCTGGCCATTCAACGGCTGTTCGCCACCGGGATGACCCTGCAGAGCGTGGTGCGGCTGGTGGAACAGCCGCAGGCGCGCGAACGGCTGTTGCGAGCGGTGGACGATCTGGACGAGACCATCAAGATCATCCGGTCCACCATCTTCGGACTCCGCGCCGGTGGTCCGGGCCGGGCCGGCCAGGGGCTGCGTGCCCGGACCGTGGCCACGGTCGAGCGGGCCGCGCGGACTCTGGGCTTCCAGCCGACGCTGCGGATGGGAGGGCTGATCGACACCGATGTGCCGGCCGCGACCGCCGATCAGGTGATCGCGGTGCTCGGCGAGGCGCTGAGCAATGTCACCCGCCACGCACGGGCGACGGCGGTGGACATCTCGCTGATGGTGGGGGAGGGCGAGGTGAACCTGGTCGTGTCCGACAACGGTGCGGGCATGCCGGCACACAGCGGTTCGCGCAGCGGGCTCGACAACCTCGCACGGCGCGCCGAGAAACTCGGCGGGGGGATGAGTGTGGGGGAGTCCGCGCAGGGCGGTACCCGGCTGAGCTGGCGGGTTCCGCTGCGACTCTCCTGA